The genomic window attatcatcttttaaccaaaaaaaaacatgacttttaattttactatttatGGTACTTGGGTGAGTTATTCTCAAAATTGGGCTTACAAATCAATAATGCCAAAAGGCTAATTTGTTtagtttaattgattttaaatttataataataaaataattattgtcctaaaaattaagaaattaattttattttattgcttttaaatttatattaaaaataaaattattgatgtGATAggattatattatttatgatggaacacaattaataaaaaaatgattatgacGTCTAACTAGATTCAATAAAATCGAGtttgaaataagtttgaatttGTCACGTTATactttaataatcaaaataacaataacaataataataataaataaataattttattaactataattaataataaaaaataaaaaatattattatttttagcaaaatgaatttatattaaaatattagttGATATGATAGGATCAAGTCAAGCTACAATATAacacaaataatgaaaataattgttgGGATAACTTTTAtttctgtaaaaaaaaaaaatatattagaaaatatattatttcaaaatatatttttccttttttttttttaaaaaaaaaagaaaattaaattagaccCATttgcttcttggagttttgaGGGCGTTTCTGCGTCCACATCGCCAAGCTCCACAGTATCACCAGGCCCTACAAAAATCCAAAACCAGGATGGCCTCCTCTCCACTTCTCCGTAAGTCCTCACaattccttattattattaattttttttttttgtcttaattcgCCATACCCACTTccaattttccctttttctctgAGAATCTTTTGTGaaagtttcaattttataaTGCTTTTCATCTCACCCTTATTGCAGAATTAGGGTCTTTTAAGAGTGTATTAAGAGTCCCATATTCAGAAACCTGAAATTTTCAATTGGGGTGGTTTTTTATGGGTCCAAATCGATGATGAGTTTTGCCCAGAAATGTGTTTTAGCAGAAGAGAGTGGTAGTTACTTCAAATTTGTAACTTTTGGTTTGcgctttgtttgttttgttttgcatCTTTTGGTTGGCGATTGTGAAGTGTCAAATTTGTCATTGTTTCCTGCAATTTAGATTTGGACCAAGAATAAGTTGAAGCCTATTAACCTTATTGTTGTTAATCATGTTGGTATGCCTTGTTGGTCAATTACCCTGTTGCTAAAACTTTTGAGTTAAATTTGTAGTTTAAATCCATGTGTTGAATCCTTGGCTTTTGAGAGGTCTAGTTTGAATCTCACCACTTATTTATTCCCTTTGTATTGAATCGATGTGGGAGAGAAACAGAGAATCCATGGAGGCTAGTGTTAAGGCAATTATCACAACTATTAAGCTACTTCATTTAATATACATTGTTGATCCATTATCTAATAGCATAAGCTCTAGGATTAAGTGGTTATTAACATTTACTAAGGTTGGAATTCCTATCTTATCTTGGTAAGGTAGATGACTTCTCTCAATTTATGGGGCTAGGGGAAGCACCCTACAACTAAGGTAAATGGTTTCTCAACTCCCAAAATtgctaagttaatttattaatgcAAGAAACGCTTCCCCTTCTACCAACAGGTTAAGAGGATatttccttcacttactctgcTTCTTGTTTCCATGTTTGGGCTATAAGGTAAATGTGGGGTGCTAATCCCTTCCAATTTTGTTTCCATGTATTAATATTGTTGGAGTCTATAGTTGCAAACTAGAAGAATATAGTTGGAGGAATGGGACATGCTTTTGTAGATGGTGTCTCAAACTCAATTCCCATGCTTCAACTttttgagtttaatttgtaGTTTAAAATAGTGTTGAATCCTTGGCTTTTGAGGAGTCTTAGGTTTGAACCTCACCACTTATTTATTCTCTTTGTATTCAATACATATGTGAGAGGATGTCTTAAGGCAATTATCATAAGTATTAATCGGCCTAACGTACATTGTTAATCTACTAATTAATAGCATAAGCTGCTGGACTGCAACCAACATTTCCTAAAGTTAGAATTCCTATCTTATTTTGGTAAGATAGATGACTTCTTCTCTCAATTTACAAGGCCTTGATGCACTCTACAACTAAGGCAAATGGCTTCCTGAGTTCCAAATTGCTAAGTTAATTCACTGATGCAAGAAAAACTTCTCCTTATACCAACAGGTTAACATAGGGTGTTAATCCCTTCCAATTTTATTTCCAtgcattgaaaagaaaaaaaaaatcaactttgtTCTACCCTATGGGTTTGGTGTAACTCTGTAAGGTAGTTGGATGCATAGCATGCTAGTATCATAGATACACCTAGCAATTTCTTGTATCCTTTTTCTTGGTCATCACCTTGCTAATTTATGTAGAAGTGGTCAAATGGCCACAAACTAAAAttacctttctctctctctctctctcatgcacATAAATACACATCATTTTTTGCTCAGTCTTTGTGAACTATAGTTCCCTCATTATTAGAATTCTGTTAATTCCTcatattagtttgaaattttatttttttgatttatttatttatttatttttatctttgtattGGAAGATGTAAGATATGttggatatttatatttttgtaacttcaatagttctttttttttttctgcagcAAGAAGAAAGCTTAAGCTTAAGGTTCATGTTGTATATATATGCTTTACATAGTTTGATTGTACACCAAGTGTTTGTTTGCTTCGGTTTGTAGTCTATGATATAGGTTTCATACTTAGTCGCctaccatttatttatttttattgcaattgtcataattaccatatattctttttgttttctgctttgtaaattgatttttgagattgaCATCTCATTTTAAAATGTACTTTTATAATATGCTGTGTTTATTACATATTCAGACTGAGGTCAATGGTGTGTTCCTTTTTTCTGCAATGTGCTCTCTTTAAAGTTAGTGAATTTGTTGCAGTCTGAACATAATTTAACCCATAGGACATGTATTGCAGAAAACACCTACATTCCACAGTTTATTGAAATGATAGAAAAACATTACCTGTGCAGAGCACTTCAAGAGGTCACTGTAGCTACAATTTTGAGCTGATAACATCAAACGTGCAGCCCTTAAATGCAGCTTCTTTGTTGCCTGGTGAATTTTGCTCATATATACTGCTTTGCGTTTACCTTCTATGCGTGCCATGGTTACTATCACAATATCCAATAGCAACATGCCATGTTCTCACTTTTCAACCTTCCTTCATGGTTTTGATCTACTACTTCACTATGATTAAGTTTACCACAAATCTGACAAGTTATGTTACCTGAAGAATTTGAATTGCTACTGCTCTTATGATTTTAATCAGCTTGCTTCccaaaattaattctatgaatCTTGATTATAACACAGGTAGTTGCCATTTCGCTAATTTGAAGCTACCCATTGATCATTTTGACTAGGATTATTGTTGAGAAATAAAGGTTGTTGGATATTGGCTCAAAACAATGATCAATTAGTCAATCGATGATGAAGTCAATTGCAATGTTGATGTATATAACTTGACatgtaaaagagaaataaaaaataaaaaaattgtacaatTACAGTTCAATGGCAAGAAATGATATGGTCCTTCAATGGATGTGGGGGACTTTTCAGATCACATTAATTGTTTATCCCTTGTGTGTTTGTTGTGGTGCTTCTATTAGTCTCAATCCTTCTTAAGATTGGTGCTAGTATTTTTTGAGTTGTTACTGCTCTATTCATTCTAAGGCTAAAATATTCTCTCTaaacttcaaatttttcttCACAGATTTGATGAATTGCTTTCCAAATCAAGATTATTGTAAGCTTACACAAAGTACAACATAAAATTACATACAATATTTAATTCATTGTAAGTTCACACAAAGCATACATACAATCATTGTAGCTGCATGCCTTAAGTTTTAGCTACGATTTACTCTCCTCTTCGGCCACACCAATTTGCCCACAATTTTGTTTACAAAACCAAAATAGACTTCATAGCAAGATTTGCTAAATGTACAAATGAAAAAGGGAACTAAAACACCAACTGCAAACCCCAACCCAACACTCAAGTAAAACCACTGATCAATGAAGTTATTGTCAGTTTCATCCTCAACATCACTTTGCCCTTTATCTAAACCTTCATCTTGGCATTTAGCAACAAGTGGAGCTCCACAAAGATTTGGATTTCCAGTGAAGGCCGTCCCTGTAAAGGTTGTCATTTGCCCCATGAAGGGGATCTTACCagagaaattattatttgataaattcaaATAACTCAAAAATGTTAATGAGGATATGCTTGGAGGGATAGTGCCAGAGAGCTTATTACTTGACAGATCAAAAGATAACAATTGATGCAACCTCCAAATGCTTCCTGGAATCTGCCCGCTAATGTGGTTTTTCGACAAGTTCAAAACCACTAAACCAAACAAGTTTGTTATTTCCTTCGGAAAGTCTCCACTTAAATTATTGTGGGAGAGGTCTATGCTGACAACCAGAGAAAGAGTCTTGGTGTATTCTAGAACTTGCCCTTTTGCATTTACAAACAAGCTTTCTTCATAGTAGTGGACTGAAGAAATCCCATACAATAGATACTGATTTTTGTTTTGCTCTTCAgccatggctttaagatcaccCAAAATAGCAGGAATGGTTCCAGTCAAATGATTTTCCGCAAGGTCCAGCACATGCAGTGAATCTAATTTGGAGACATCAGACGGAAGTTCCCCGGAAAAAGCATTGGACCTCAAGTTAAGAATTCTAAGATGGCTGAAAGCAGCTCCCATCCATGATGGAATGCTACCTGATAATTTGTTGTAACTGAGATCAAGGGTTTCCAGATTTGATAAATGTTGGAAAGATGGAGGAAGCTCTCCAGAAAGCTTATTCTTGTTTAGGTGAAGAGACCGAAGCTGCTTTAATTTACCCAATGATACTGGAATCATTCCAGACAAACCATTGTTCCCAAGGTCAAGAATCCTTAGGTTAGAGCAATTATTTATGGTCGAAGGGATGCTTCCTACCAATCCATTCCTTGAAAGATCAATGACCTCAACATTCCACAATTGTCCCACAGAAGCAGGGATGGTTCCTTTTATTTCATTATCTGAAAGAGAAAGGAACCACAGTTCTGGCATGAATTCACCTATGCGTTGTGGGATAGGACCAGAAAATTTATTGTCAGATAGATCTAGTAAGTAAGCCCCACGGTTTGGAAGAGGAATGGGTCCTTGAAAGAGGTTGGAACTGAAATCAATAGACGCAAAGGGGCCAAGATTCAGTGGATTTGGTAACTGACCTTGTAAATGATTGAGAGACAGATTTACCCACCCTATGTTAGAAGAAATATTCCAAAACCAGTTTGGTATGGAACTTGAAATGCTGGCATTTGAGAGAACAAGATACTCAACTTCCTTTTGTGACTTGAGCCAAGGTGGAAATGAAGGACCTAAATGACATGAACCCATCTCAAGAAAGTGGATTTGGAATGGAGGAACCCAATGGGAACTGACATTCAAAGTAAAAGAATTGGAGgacaataataaatatttcaGCTTACTTAGCTTGGAAAAATTTTCTTCAGAGAGAATTCCAATCAAATTGTTGAAGGAAACATCCAGGTAAACCAATTCAGAAAGCTGTCCGAAACTGTCTGGAAGAGTCCCTTTCAGTCTGTTGGTTCCAAGCCACATATTGGTCAAGTGTTGCAATGTCCCTAAAGAAGCAGGGATGCGACCTTGAAGATTGTTATCATCCATTCTGAGTTCCACAAGCTCTTCAAGCTCACCCAACCATTCCGGCAGTTTTCCAGTTAACTGATTGCTTGACAAACTTAAATGGGTGAGGTTGGGCAAAGGACTTTCAGAACTGCAATTTTCAGGCACCTCAAGGAATGTTGGTAGACTTCCTGTCAAGTTATTAAACCCcaagttcaaatattttaagttgCAAAGAATTCCGATTGAGCTTGGAATTGTACCTGTATAAGTTTAAAAACACATTAAGCAATAGCTTAATTAGCTAATAGTAACAATAATGATACTAAATAATAAGAAACTAAATTCATAGACAACTGAATTAAAGAGAAGATACAATTTTGTACTTATTGTAAAGTATTAATCAAATTACACATACATGTgagtagaaaataaagaaaaaagacaagATTTTGAACGTGATTCGAGGATCAATGTGATCTTTACGTCCATGGAGTGCATCAACACTCAAGAATTCACTAATCAAAAGGAATGTGAAGGGTCATAATGGTAAAATTCTTGAAAAAACCCGCTTAATTGCAATGGCATTCTCtgaaaacaaaaccctaaaatatcaataggttaaatatataataaagataAACTCGTTATTcaccacataaaaaaaaaaaaaaaattctctagaGACACTACCCCCTTCAACCCCTACAAGTTCAATGGAGAGTTCAACCTCCAATATCCCGAGCAAAATGCAACAAAATTGACCTAGGCTTCACAATCCAATATAAAGCACCATTGCAGTAAAGTTGTTTCAATAGTCAGTTAATTTATCCATATAAACAAGTTCCTTTTTATGGTAACCTCAACATTATTCATCTGATATCAAAATGATgagttaatataaatatttgtagGCAAGAGGGGGAATTTACCATGTAAGTTATTTGAAGCCAAAATGAGCACCTCTATCCTTCTCCAGCTTCCCTTCAACAACTGGGCGCAACTGCCTTCCAGATTTTTATTACCAGAGAGATCCAAGTACTGCAAATTAGGTAGCTCACTGAGATCCAGCGGAACCCTCCCCCATAACTCACAGTTGCTTATGTCTATGGATACAAGGCTGCTGACATTCACAAGCCATTCAGGAAACTTCGAATTGAAGGCGTTCTGACTGATAGATAGAATAGCAAGTGAACTAAAATTGGAAGAACCTAGGGATGAAATTGAACCAGAGAGGTTACACCCAAGAAGATGCAGATCAGTTAAAATTGGAAGCTTACTTAACACCCCAGCCCAATGAGGCCCCACCATTGAAAGGTTGGCATGGTTCATGTTAAGATTCTTCAAGGAAACAAGACCAGCCATCCAGTCAAGATTATCAGaccataaataagaaaattcgGAAGAAAGATCAAGAGACTGCAAGTTAGAGAGGTTTCCTAAATTTGGAGGAATTGCACCACTAAACCCAGAATTTGATAGGTTTAgatattgtaaattttttaacgATCCAAAGAATTGAGGAATTGAGATGTCATCAAATGAGTTGCCACTCAAATCTAAATACCTCAAGAACTTGAGTTTCTTCAATGAGGGTCTAATCTCTCCACTCAATTTCGTAGAACTCCAATTCTGATAATCACTAAAACTATCATATGAGTTATGAAGATCTATTGAAACCACAACTCCTGTGctatttttacaattaattcCTTCCCAGTGACAACAGTTACTACCTTTCCACGATGAAAACCGATTCTTGGAGTATTTGAGACCATTTTTGAAGTCAACAAGAGCTTCTCGATCGGACTCTAAGCAATTTCCCGAATGGACATCGCCATTACAAGCAAATTCTGTGGTCATCAGAGAAAGGGTGGCCAAAATGAAACCAAGAACCAAAATTCTCTCCATTTGATATTCAATTCTGAAGCTGCAaacagattaaaaaaaaaaactaattatcaTACATAAGTACTGTTTTCTTCATATGAAGTAAAGTATTAAATCTTCTGACACATTTAAATAACAGATTTAACAAGGATTCTCAATATAATAAGCTTACAAAAAGGCAGTAATAAATAGAAGCACTGCAGAGAATTAAACAGAAGTATAATCCAGAAGTACAACTTACCCGGTTAAAGAAGCGATGCAAAGGAGATAACTGAAAGATCCAACCATGTGAGCATTAATAAAAGGGGCTCCAGCTATCCCTTAATTTTCTTAGTCTTTGTTTCATATTATTTGTCAAAACTCCTTAATGTGAGCATTAATAAAATGACTCGAGATGCTTTTCTTGACTTAAACATCAATTTCAGGTGGACTAAAACATTGAGGGGTATAGAAAAAATTTCTAGTGACTGAATAACATTTTCCATGATCACACCCTTTAAAATTTTCCCTGCCCCATACGTTATTTCCACGAGGACTTGTGTTATTCTAGAACATTATTTCaagttctatttttaatttcactATATATCTTCATAGTATActtttatgctatgtttggtcccaaaaaaaaaattgagagaaaatgtgaaggaaataaaatagaaatgaaattaaaacggaaggagagaaaaaaagaaagaaaaaaaattaaatttaaagtctataaattatttttatggttatgtttgattcttaaaaagtttgagaaaaaatgtaatagaaaaaatagaatgaataaaaaaatgaaagaaaataaaaaatagatttcaagttaataaattatttttatatcttactttaaactcattttacttatttaactcttctttataaaaattaaatgatttaattatatatataaaagtttcttactaattttaatttttttttatttttattttcaatagtaaaaccaaacatgagaaaattatttttcttaatattttatttctttccttaatatttttttaaaaccaaacacaatctatatatttcttcaaattcatttatcttatttttctttgattatataaaaattaaataattttaaaatgcataagtttttaattaattttaattatatttgaatttttttttatatttttcatagtgatACCGAataagagaaaatcattttatttaacattttttttctttttcctgagTACTTTTTAAGAACCAGAGACTTAAGGAatgtttcaaaataatttaattagtgaaTTCCTTTGCAATTGAAAGTCTatgtattcattttatttaacatttttttttctctttccttagtaatttttaagaaccaaacttaatataattgaaattacCTGGTTAAAGAGGATAACTGAAAGATCTAACCATTTGAGCATTAATAAAAGGGGCTCCAGTTATTCCTTAATTTTCTTAGTCTTTGTTTCATATTATTTGTCAAAACTCCTTAACTCTTACTCCACGGAAAATGACTCGATATTTGTCAAAACATCAATTTCAGGTGGACTAAAACATTGAGGGGTATAGAAAAAATTTCTAGTGACTAAATAATATTTGCCCAACGAAAAGAAGGTAAAGAAATTTGTGTTGAgcttttttttcaaatacatgtgatatgttttaagattatgtttgatttttaaaaaagtattaagaaaagaaaaaaaaatgtaaggaaaaatggtttttttttatatatatttggtttcattgtgaaaaatattacagaaaatcaaatataattgaaattagttaaaaattttataaatatgtaaattattcaatttttatataattaaggaaaataagtgaaataagtttgaaataagatataaaaaaattattgacttcaaatatatatatatatttttattttcctttattttttcgttccttttaattttcttttctattttctctctctcgTATTTTCCCTCGtattttttggaaaccaaacatagacTAAGCATTTTTTTGTTAGGAAAGAAGACATTTCaattaaaaactcttttatagGAATAAATAATGAATCAAAGTTGCATCAAACTTCAAGTTAGAAAAGTATTTAGAGTtgatttgatagtgattttaagaagcatttctatttttcttttaaacattagaaaaactaaaaacacttcataaaatcattaccaaacacactcttaatcaTCCATATAACTTTTAAACTTGTTACATCTATATTACATTTTAAGTATTAGTACTAAACATACCTCTCCACGAGGTCCACttgaataattatattttagcACTAAAATAGTTCGATAAGTAATTCGTCTGAGGACTAGATCTAGTAGAATGTTAGCAGTAATACGTCTGAGTTGTTGGCCTGCTATACCTCTCAAGCCATCATTACACCAATTTTGAGTGGAAGAGGATTTTAGTTGCAATTGACTGAGGACTAGATCCAGCAGAGTTTTCCTACGTGCCCCATACGggaatttatttttgtagtttagACCATAATGAACTGTcagcaaaaaattaaaaaaagaatgaagtatTAGTGGAAAAGTATGGAATGGTGATAAAACGCTCATCCCTAATTCTAACATAAAAACCCTAAGtcgaatttatttcatttatttttacttgtctAGAGAATCAACAATCTTTTTGGTACATCCTTGCGTTATTCTTAAGAGCATTATTTCaagttctatttttaattttactatatATCTTCATAGTATgcttttaggttatgtttggttcccgaaaaattaagaaaatgtttttagattatgtttggttcccaaaaaaattaagaaaaaacattCCATCATTgtgtataaaataattagatTGCATGGTGGATGTTTTGGTATAttgttggtttttatttttaactaattggGAAATTTAAGTCCATGGTATTAGGTCTAGAAAATGGCAATTGCTGAAGTGAGAGAAGGTTCCgaaatggaatatatatatatatatatgtatttatgtatttatgtatgtatatatttatttgaaatcaaCAAATGGGTTTAGATGTGGAACCATAAATTCTAAAGAAGTTATAAATTTCAAAAGAGCTATTGGTTTAAATCAATCTCACCAATACTTATAATAGCATCAAGAAGAGAGCCAAGCAAAGGTAGAAAAACCACACCAGTAATTCTAGCACTAGCAACTTCCACCAGAATTTCACTCCCATCATACAAAAGCATGGCTGCAAACAACATCAGGGACACATACATAAGGATAAGGAATATGTTTCCAGtgctcaaaaacaataaaatctgGTTGTTGAATCTCTTCCAACTCcatcaaaaacaataaaaactaCATTTTAATTCATTTGGAAATTTAATTCAATGTCTGACAATCTGTCTCTTATACTACAATTTCTACTATCTGATGGTAATGTACTATCTCTCTTCATTGATTTGGGTTTATAAAGAACACATGTCAGCTTGAAGCTAATagattatcaatttttttttatatagtaaaaATTGCAAATGCATGAAAATGAACCATGAAGtatatgaataatatttctttttattatttttagattctAATGAGCTCCTAATATTATTTTActcaacattaaaaaaaaaaattatatttataacaaatatacttttataattaaaatgataagCTACAGTTAAAATTGAGATGAGTCAATTTTAACTACTATCAACTCCtcttaattaatcaaattaatttagtAAGATACGATTAAATTGGGACCTTAATGagtcaattaaaaaaattgactcaTTATTTTATGAGTAGTATCTTACCATTACCCTATCTCTTCTGTGACAGGATTTAAGAGTATGAAGTAAATGCTATGCTGTCTTAATTTGTCTGTTTGCTTTGTCAGCACAGTTTCTATAAGGCAACATAAAAAACCATAAGGCTGAATCTGCTGCTCAGGCCAGCGTAAGGGCCAGATGGTTGATACTAGTATGAAAACCCTATTTGATCCATAAATCAGGAGTTGAGAAGTATTCATGCTCCAAAATGTATTTATGCTCTCCCCCTTAAGCCACAATTttgtctgagctacagcataaTAAAGTTTGCATGCTTGTATAAAAAATTTGTACATTCATATGATGCTTATGATGCAGGTTTTATCAATTAAACTAGATGAATGGACAGATGAACAGGTTGATA from Vitis vinifera cultivar Pinot Noir 40024 chromosome 9, ASM3070453v1 includes these protein-coding regions:
- the LOC104880376 gene encoding receptor-like protein EIX2 — its product is MVGSFSYLLCIASLTGFRIEYQMERILVLGFILATLSLMTTEFACNGDVHSGNCLESDREALVDFKNGLKYSKNRFSSWKGSNCCHWEGINCKNSTGVVVSIDLHNSYDSFSDYQNWSSTKLSGEIRPSLKKLKFLRYLDLSGNSFDDISIPQFFGSLKNLQYLNLSNSGFSGAIPPNLGNLSNLQSLDLSSEFSYLWSDNLDWMAGLVSLKNLNMNHANLSMVGPHWAGVLSKLPILTDLHLLGCNLSGSISSLGSSNFSSLAILSISQNAFNSKFPEWLVNVSSLVSIDISNCELWGRVPLDLSELPNLQYLDLSGNKNLEGSCAQLLKGSWRRIEVLILASNNLHGTIPSSIGILCNLKYLNLGFNNLTGSLPTFLEVPENCSSESPLPNLTHLSLSSNQLTGKLPEWLGELEELVELRMDDNNLQGRIPASLGTLQHLTNMWLGTNRLKGTLPDSFGQLSELVYLDVSFNNLIGILSEENFSKLSKLKYLLLSSNSFTLNVSSHWVPPFQIHFLEMGSCHLGPSFPPWLKSQKEVEYLVLSNASISSSIPNWFWNISSNIGWVNLSLNHLQGQLPNPLNLGPFASIDFSSNLFQGPIPLPNRGAYLLDLSDNKFSGPIPQRIGEFMPELWFLSLSDNEIKGTIPASVGQLWNVEVIDLSRNGLVGSIPSTINNCSNLRILDLGNNGLSGMIPVSLGKLKQLRSLHLNKNKLSGELPPSFQHLSNLETLDLSYNKLSGSIPSWMGAAFSHLRILNLRSNAFSGELPSDVSKLDSLHVLDLAENHLTGTIPAILGDLKAMAEEQNKNQYLLYGISSVHYYEESLFVNAKGQVLEYTKTLSLVVSIDLSHNNLSGDFPKEITNLFGLVVLNLSKNHISGQIPGSIWRLHQLLSFDLSSNKLSGTIPPSISSLTFLSYLNLSNNNFSGKIPFMGQMTTFTGTAFTGNPNLCGAPLVAKCQDEGLDKGQSDVEDETDNNFIDQWFYLSVGLGFAVGVLVPFFICTFSKSCYEVYFGFVNKIVGKLVWPKRRVNRS